A stretch of DNA from Nitrospira sp. KM1:
GTCGTTCGGCATCGGCGCCGATATCTATACGTTCGCCGGTTTTCTGGGAGAGGGCCATGCAGAGCAGCGTCAGATTTGGCCTGGCGGACTCGGTGTGCCGGCAGGGGCCTCGCTCGAGTTCTCCGGCAAAGGGACAGGCGCCGGATTTGTAGCGAGCGCATTGTATACGCCTTTGCGAAATCCCGAAGGCAGGGCGGTGGCTTCCATCGGGCTGGTGTACCACAGTCAGGCATCGGTTCCATTGAACGGCTCCCTACTGGTGAATGGTGGGAAAATTGCCGATGCATCGACCACTATGGTCCTCCCGCAAATCTTCACTGGGGCGATGGCCATCTGGCCCGTCAGGACCACCGAGCGAGAATGGAAGCTGGAACTGGATGTAGACTTCGTCGGGTGGAAATCCATGCGGAATCTCGACGTCCACCTTTCCAACGGCACGACGATTCCTCAACCCCAACAATGGAAGACCGTTCCGGTCGTATCGGTCGGGACCGAATACAGATGGCGTGACCCCTCGTGGCTGACCTCTTGGGAAGTGACGATGCGGACGGGCTACACGTATACGAAAAATCCCGTTCCGGACGCGACGTTCAATCCGGCCATTCTGTCCTTGACGGCTCACACGATTTCGCTTGGCGCCGGATTGCTGTGCAAAGGTGCCGGCCATTTTTTCGGAGTCGTCCCTTGCTCGGGCGAATCAGCGCTGTGGCCGAAGGCGGTCGGCCTTGATGTCGCGTATCAGGAATGGATCTACGAGTCGCGTACCGTGACCGGAAATAACAATCCTACCGTCAACGGACGGTACAATGCGTTCATCCATTTGGGAACCGTCAGTCTGCAGATGAGATATTGAGAACGGGCGAACGTGGGGGATTCGTTGCCAAGTATTCCACGGAAGCAGCTGAGAAATCCTTCGGCTTGATTGACTTCCTTGAAAGAGCACGGTAGGTCAGGAGGCGGTATAGGTCGGAAGATTCTAGGATGCCAGGCTGCGGCGAAGTTCCCGCAATGTTCTTTCATCCAACCCTGCCTGACGCAATGCGTCGTCGCTTGCACGAGTGATATCCTCTACGCTCTGAAAGTGCTTCAACAGCTTGGTCCGTGTAATCGAGCCTACGCCGATAATTTGATCCAGACGGGAGGATACGAGGGTCTTCCCACGCAGCTTGCGATGAAACGTGATCGCAAACCGGTGGGCTTCG
This window harbors:
- a CDS encoding OmpP1/FadL family transporter produces the protein MNGRGWQAGLLLLVLIHPHPASGQALRFQPQSASAAGQGNAFSAQADDPSAIHYNPAGLTQVEGMQAMFGTVLLGGSVKYNSPGGVDTRGDFGGSVVFPPPSHTYFSANLGSLGAKTLSAFTVGLGLTSPYGLSTRYPVDGPFNTAVTSAALPMIDIKPTLAYKLNEDLSFGIGADIYTFAGFLGEGHAEQRQIWPGGLGVPAGASLEFSGKGTGAGFVASALYTPLRNPEGRAVASIGLVYHSQASVPLNGSLLVNGGKIADASTTMVLPQIFTGAMAIWPVRTTEREWKLELDVDFVGWKSMRNLDVHLSNGTTIPQPQQWKTVPVVSVGTEYRWRDPSWLTSWEVTMRTGYTYTKNPVPDATFNPAILSLTAHTISLGAGLLCKGAGHFFGVVPCSGESALWPKAVGLDVAYQEWIYESRTVTGNNNPTVNGRYNAFIHLGTVSLQMRY